A window from Azoarcus sp. DD4 encodes these proteins:
- a CDS encoding cupin domain-containing protein — MFVLDNARLPQAELPGIQHTTLAGSDNGLRHLSVWRQTIAAGEATPPHRHDCEEVVVIDSGRGELHAAGAVFAFGPDSTLVIPPNLDHQIINTGDAPIRLTAAFSVSPVTVVLPDGNMLELPWRS; from the coding sequence ATGTTCGTACTCGATAACGCCCGCCTGCCGCAGGCGGAACTACCCGGTATCCAGCACACGACGCTGGCTGGCAGCGACAACGGATTGCGCCATCTTTCCGTGTGGCGCCAGACCATCGCGGCAGGCGAGGCCACGCCGCCACATCGGCATGACTGCGAGGAGGTGGTGGTGATCGACAGCGGCCGCGGCGAACTGCACGCCGCCGGTGCAGTGTTTGCGTTCGGCCCGGATTCGACACTGGTGATTCCGCCCAACCTGGATCACCAGATCATCAATACCGGCGACGCGCCCATCCGGCTGACGGCGGCGTTTTCGGTGTCCCCGGTGACCGTGGTGTTGCCCGACGGAAACATGCTCGAACTGCCCTGGCGGAGCTGA
- a CDS encoding LysR family transcriptional regulator: MAGLQTYLAFAETVRHGSFAEAARRLGLSASAVAKSVARLEEDLGVRLFQRTTRQVSLTIEGQTLYERVCRIADEIEALHDEASGARAEPTGTLRLNAPVVLGRMLILPALAALRRRHPALAMEVELSDRQVDIVGERVDAALRIGPLADSTLSARRIGQHQIVVIAAPHYLEQHGQPATPADLAGHACLRFRMPSSGRVRPWDFIVDGSLLELNPPSAVTINDGEALVAAVAEGVGLAQVPDYMTTRAIEAGRVVEVLAAFRPPPLPISLVYPSARRITPRLRALMEALAPGER, translated from the coding sequence ATGGCGGGACTGCAGACCTATCTGGCCTTTGCCGAGACCGTGCGGCACGGCAGCTTCGCCGAGGCTGCGCGCAGGCTCGGTCTCTCCGCATCCGCCGTTGCCAAGAGCGTGGCGCGGTTGGAGGAGGACCTCGGCGTACGGCTGTTCCAGCGCACCACGCGGCAGGTGAGCCTGACCATCGAGGGCCAGACGCTTTACGAGCGGGTCTGCCGGATTGCCGACGAGATCGAGGCACTGCATGACGAAGCCTCCGGCGCACGCGCCGAGCCGACCGGCACCCTGCGGCTCAATGCCCCGGTGGTGCTGGGCCGGATGCTGATCCTGCCGGCACTCGCCGCCCTGCGGCGGCGCCACCCCGCGCTGGCCATGGAAGTCGAATTGTCCGACCGTCAGGTGGACATCGTCGGCGAACGCGTAGACGCGGCGTTGCGCATCGGCCCGCTGGCTGACTCCACGTTGAGCGCCCGCCGCATCGGCCAGCACCAGATCGTCGTGATCGCCGCACCCCACTACCTCGAGCAGCACGGCCAGCCGGCCACGCCGGCCGACCTCGCCGGCCACGCCTGCCTGCGTTTCCGCATGCCGTCCAGCGGCCGGGTACGGCCCTGGGACTTCATCGTGGATGGCAGCTTGCTGGAGCTGAACCCGCCATCCGCGGTGACCATCAACGACGGCGAGGCGCTGGTCGCGGCAGTAGCCGAAGGCGTCGGCCTTGCGCAGGTGCCGGACTACATGACCACCCGCGCCATCGAGGCGGGCCGCGTGGTCGAAGTGCTCGCCGCCTTTCGACCGCCGCCGCTGCCGATCTCGCTTGTGTATCCGTCGGCCCGGCGGATCACGCCACGGCTGCGGGCATTGATGGAGGCACTGGCGCCCGGCGAACGGTGA
- a CDS encoding HD-GYP domain-containing protein — protein MNDILPPAVMQRAETRLQLSELISALSHALDITEGQPEGHCVRCCWIGMQIGRRLGLPDDTLWGLYYTLLLKDLGCSSNAARICELYLTDDLSFKRDFKVVGDSLPRVLDFVLSHTGLKAPLAERFRSVLNILRNGGELARELIQTRCQRGAEIARLLRFPESVSAGIYSLDEHYNGKGRPQGLAGQAIPLYSRVALLAQVIDVFHTAGGPQAALDEARLRAGRWFDPELVEAFEAVADEAFWATLGSLDIVRDVLALEPATHVVTLDDDYLDDIATAFGQVVDSKSPYTSGHSARVALYTDLMAETMGMDGERRRWLRRGALLHDIGKLGVSNSILDKPGKLDEDEWAAVKAHAAYTEAILGRITAFAELARVSGAHHERLDGKGYPRGLMASEISQETRIITCADIFDAITAERPYRGAVPIPRTLEIMSENVGSAIDPVCFEVLKASVARLPLGGGA, from the coding sequence ATGAACGACATCCTGCCCCCCGCCGTGATGCAGCGCGCCGAAACGCGGCTGCAACTTTCCGAACTGATCTCTGCCCTAAGCCACGCGCTCGACATCACCGAGGGCCAGCCGGAAGGGCACTGCGTGCGCTGCTGCTGGATAGGCATGCAGATCGGCCGCCGGCTTGGACTGCCCGACGATACGCTGTGGGGGCTTTACTACACACTGCTGCTCAAGGATCTCGGCTGCAGCAGCAACGCCGCGCGCATCTGCGAGCTGTACCTGACCGATGACCTTTCCTTCAAGCGCGACTTCAAGGTGGTGGGAGACAGCCTGCCCAGGGTGCTCGACTTCGTGCTGTCGCACACCGGCCTGAAGGCTCCGCTGGCCGAGCGTTTCCGCAGCGTGCTCAACATTCTGCGCAATGGTGGGGAGCTGGCGCGGGAACTCATCCAGACCCGCTGCCAGCGCGGCGCCGAGATCGCCCGGCTGCTGCGCTTCCCGGAAAGCGTGTCGGCCGGCATCTACAGCCTGGACGAACACTACAACGGAAAGGGCCGGCCGCAGGGGCTGGCGGGGCAGGCGATCCCGCTCTATTCGCGGGTGGCGCTGCTGGCCCAGGTGATCGACGTCTTCCACACCGCCGGCGGGCCACAGGCGGCGCTCGACGAGGCCAGGCTGCGGGCCGGCCGCTGGTTCGACCCGGAACTGGTGGAGGCCTTCGAGGCCGTTGCCGACGAGGCTTTCTGGGCCACGCTGGGATCACTCGACATCGTCCGCGATGTCCTTGCGCTGGAGCCGGCCACCCATGTCGTGACGCTGGATGACGACTACCTCGACGATATCGCCACTGCCTTTGGTCAGGTGGTCGACTCCAAGAGCCCTTACACCAGCGGCCACAGCGCGCGTGTCGCGCTCTACACCGACCTCATGGCCGAGACCATGGGCATGGATGGCGAACGCCGGCGCTGGCTCAGACGCGGTGCGCTGCTGCACGACATCGGCAAGCTGGGTGTGAGCAACAGCATCCTCGACAAGCCGGGCAAGCTCGATGAAGACGAATGGGCGGCAGTCAAGGCGCATGCGGCGTATACCGAGGCCATCCTGGGGCGCATCACGGCCTTTGCCGAACTGGCGCGGGTGTCCGGCGCGCACCACGAGCGGCTGGACGGCAAGGGCTACCCGCGCGGGCTCATGGCGAGCGAAATCAGCCAGGAAACCCGCATCATCACCTGCGCCGACATCTTCGACGCGATCACCGCCGAGCGGCCCTACCGCGGCGCGGTGCCGATCCCGAGGACGCTCGAAATCATGAGCGAGAACGTCGGCAGCGCCATCGACCCGGTGTGTTTCGAGGTGCTCAAGGCCAGCGTGGCACGCCTGCCCCTGGGTGGGGGCGCCTGA
- a CDS encoding MFS transporter, with the protein MSNASTLPLGNAVSTAPTLDRIYARITWRLIPFLATLWVLAWIDRVNIGYAKLQMLDDLQFSEAVYGLGAGIFFLGYFFFEVPSNLLLEKIGAKKTIMRITIGWGLVCIAQMFVTTPEMFYVLRFLLGVFEAGFYPGIILYLTYWYPSVRRARAFGLFMSASALAGVIGGPLAGAIMTGLHGANGWSGWQWLFLIEGIPSVLAGVVTLFYLTDKPQKANWLSDEEKRMVLADLEADHGAQGHRDHSMMAALRNPKIWMLVLVYFCIIAANSSLTFFAPTLVKALGYTSTMQIGWIMAGIYLLGAIGMIANGRHSDHRKESRLHCGFAALIGAVGVGVAAVSTDNAALALAALAVAVVGTMSAIPVFWQLPNQFLSGTAAAAGIAMINSIANLAGFGAPWMLGVVKTETGSFVGGLLAVAAVEALTLALVLMFIPRRKAA; encoded by the coding sequence ATGAGCAATGCAAGCACCTTGCCGCTCGGCAACGCGGTGTCGACGGCGCCGACGCTGGACCGGATCTACGCCAGGATCACCTGGCGGCTGATCCCCTTCCTCGCAACCCTGTGGGTACTCGCCTGGATAGACCGGGTGAACATCGGCTACGCCAAGCTGCAGATGCTGGACGACCTCCAGTTCAGCGAGGCGGTGTACGGCCTGGGCGCGGGCATCTTCTTCCTCGGCTATTTCTTCTTCGAGGTGCCGAGCAACCTGCTGCTGGAGAAGATCGGCGCCAAGAAGACCATCATGCGCATCACCATAGGGTGGGGCCTGGTGTGCATCGCGCAGATGTTCGTCACCACGCCGGAAATGTTCTACGTGCTGCGTTTCCTGCTGGGCGTGTTCGAAGCCGGTTTCTACCCCGGCATCATCCTCTACCTCACCTACTGGTATCCGAGCGTGCGGCGCGCGCGCGCCTTCGGCCTCTTCATGTCGGCGTCGGCACTGGCCGGCGTGATCGGCGGGCCGCTGGCCGGTGCCATCATGACCGGGCTGCATGGCGCCAACGGCTGGTCGGGCTGGCAGTGGCTGTTCCTGATCGAGGGCATCCCCTCGGTGCTCGCCGGCGTGGTGACCCTGTTCTACCTCACCGACAAGCCGCAGAAGGCCAACTGGCTGAGCGACGAGGAAAAGCGGATGGTGCTCGCCGACCTCGAGGCGGACCACGGCGCCCAGGGACACCGCGACCACAGCATGATGGCGGCACTGCGCAACCCGAAGATCTGGATGCTCGTCCTGGTGTACTTCTGCATCATCGCGGCCAACTCCTCGCTGACCTTCTTCGCGCCGACCTTGGTGAAGGCGCTGGGCTATACCAGCACGATGCAGATCGGCTGGATCATGGCGGGTATCTACCTGCTCGGCGCCATCGGCATGATCGCCAACGGCCGCCACTCCGATCACCGCAAGGAATCCCGCCTGCACTGCGGCTTCGCAGCGCTGATCGGAGCGGTCGGGGTCGGCGTGGCGGCGGTCTCCACCGACAACGCGGCGCTCGCCCTGGCTGCCCTGGCGGTGGCCGTGGTCGGGACGATGAGCGCGATACCGGTGTTCTGGCAGCTGCCCAACCAGTTCCTGTCGGGTACGGCAGCGGCGGCCGGCATCGCGATGATCAACTCCATCGCCAACCTCGCCGGCTTCGGCGCGCCGTGGATGCTCGGCGTGGTCAAGACCGAGACCGGCTCCTTCGTCGGCGGGCTGCTGGCGGTGGCTGCGGTGGAGGCCCTGACGCTGGCGCTGGTGCTGATGTTCATCCCGCGGCGCAAAGCGGCTTGA
- the uraH gene encoding hydroxyisourate hydrolase — protein MAGITTHVLDTTSGKPGAGMRIDFSVLDNGSYRLVKTVTTNADGRTDHMILKPEDTQVGQYELLFHVEDYFRAQGLALPTPSFIGQVPVRFAVFDTKQHYHVPMLATPWSCATYRGS, from the coding sequence ATGGCAGGCATCACCACCCACGTGCTCGACACCACCAGCGGCAAGCCCGGCGCTGGCATGCGCATCGACTTCTCGGTGCTCGACAACGGCAGCTACCGGCTGGTCAAGACGGTCACCACCAACGCCGACGGCCGTACCGACCACATGATCCTCAAGCCCGAGGACACCCAGGTCGGCCAATACGAACTGCTGTTCCACGTCGAGGACTACTTCCGCGCCCAGGGGCTGGCCTTGCCGACCCCGTCCTTCATCGGCCAGGTGCCGGTGCGCTTCGCGGTGTTCGACACCAAGCAGCACTACCACGTGCCGATGCTGGCCACGCCCTGGAGCTGCGCAACCTACCGCGGCAGCTGA
- a CDS encoding hydroxyisourate hydrolase has protein sequence MSTHEPTRRNFLAAGLAIGTATLLPAQQAQAADAATKPAAAPAQAATPGPGRITFHAIDTHHGATVGTLRVDLLRLEGGQYRLVKSFDTVKNGRSDGAVIEGEALTPGLYEMLLHVDDYFGKLGTQLPSPTFLSKVPLRFGIHDAGQRYHIAVLFNPWSYSYYRGS, from the coding sequence ATGAGCACTCATGAACCGACGCGGCGGAACTTCCTTGCCGCTGGCCTGGCGATCGGCACCGCCACGCTGCTGCCGGCCCAGCAGGCGCAGGCGGCCGACGCCGCCACCAAACCGGCGGCAGCGCCGGCACAGGCCGCCACGCCCGGCCCTGGGCGGATCACCTTCCACGCCATCGACACCCACCACGGCGCCACCGTCGGCACGCTGCGGGTGGATCTGCTGCGCCTGGAAGGCGGCCAGTACCGTCTGGTGAAGAGCTTCGACACGGTGAAGAACGGCCGTTCCGACGGCGCGGTGATCGAGGGTGAGGCGCTGACCCCCGGCCTTTACGAGATGCTGCTGCATGTGGACGACTACTTCGGCAAGCTCGGCACGCAGCTGCCGTCGCCCACCTTCCTGTCCAAGGTGCCGCTGCGCTTCGGCATCCACGACGCCGGCCAGCGCTACCACATTGCGGTGTTGTTCAACCCGTGGAGCTACTCCTACTACCGCGGCAGTTGA
- the uraD gene encoding 2-oxo-4-hydroxy-4-carboxy-5-ureidoimidazoline decarboxylase, with the protein MSLDIAHINAMDRSEFVNAFGGIFEHSAWVAERAWSKRPFADLAALHAAMRAVVAEAPETQQLILLRAHPDLAGKEAQAGTMTDHSVSEQSSAGLDALTSAELQQLTRLNTAYRAKHGFPFIIAVRRHTKNGIFAEFERRVGNDSRSELQECLTQIFDITWLRLQAQATV; encoded by the coding sequence ATGAGCCTCGACATCGCCCACATCAACGCCATGGACCGCAGCGAATTCGTGAACGCATTCGGTGGCATCTTTGAACATTCGGCCTGGGTCGCCGAACGCGCCTGGAGCAAGCGTCCATTCGCCGATCTGGCCGCGCTGCACGCGGCGATGCGCGCGGTAGTCGCCGAAGCGCCGGAAACGCAGCAACTGATACTGCTGCGCGCCCACCCCGACCTTGCCGGCAAGGAGGCACAGGCCGGCACCATGACCGACCATTCGGTTTCCGAGCAGTCCAGCGCCGGCCTCGACGCGCTCACCTCGGCCGAGCTGCAGCAGCTCACCCGCCTCAACACCGCTTATCGCGCCAAGCACGGCTTCCCTTTCATCATCGCGGTGCGCCGCCACACCAAGAACGGCATTTTCGCCGAGTTCGAGCGGCGGGTGGGCAACGACAGCCGCAGCGAACTGCAGGAATGCCTGACGCAGATCTTCGACATCACCTGGCTGCGCCTGCAGGCGCAAGCCACGGTCTGA
- a CDS encoding LysR family transcriptional regulator, protein MPRAAAPLDTHLLRVLCTLMAERSVSRTAIKLNQSQPAVSNALKRLREIFDDPLFSVDKGRLIPSERAFDLHERARSALAEIDGMFSAPKQFNPARAQLTFRVGSPDFLSVVFLARVVERLRREAPHVHLSVHALGPDFDYQRALADGELDVVIGNWPEPPGNLHLAMLMEDEIVCVVGRNHPFARKGLTAEEYLRAAHIVPMPYSVAHRGVVETHLASMKLSRNAAVVLPYFGMAMHLLPGTDLVFTTSRHFAEHFAAYLPLAVLPAPFDFPRMRFYLLWHERTHHVESHRWMRELLGAVGRQQLAG, encoded by the coding sequence ATGCCCCGTGCGGCAGCCCCCCTCGATACCCATCTGCTGCGGGTGCTGTGCACCCTGATGGCGGAGCGCAGCGTGTCGCGTACCGCGATCAAGCTGAACCAGTCCCAACCTGCGGTGAGCAATGCGCTCAAGCGCCTGCGCGAAATCTTCGACGACCCTTTGTTCAGCGTAGACAAGGGCCGGCTGATTCCCAGCGAGCGAGCGTTCGATCTGCACGAACGCGCCCGCAGCGCGCTGGCCGAGATCGACGGCATGTTCAGCGCACCCAAGCAGTTCAACCCGGCGCGCGCCCAGCTCACCTTCCGTGTCGGCTCGCCGGACTTCCTCTCGGTGGTGTTCCTCGCCCGCGTGGTGGAACGCCTGCGCCGTGAGGCGCCGCATGTACACCTGAGCGTGCATGCACTCGGGCCGGATTTCGACTATCAGCGTGCGCTCGCTGACGGCGAGCTCGACGTGGTGATCGGCAACTGGCCGGAGCCACCCGGCAACCTGCACCTGGCGATGCTGATGGAAGACGAGATCGTCTGCGTGGTCGGCCGCAACCACCCGTTCGCGCGCAAGGGCCTCACCGCCGAGGAATACCTGCGCGCCGCGCATATCGTGCCCATGCCCTACTCGGTAGCGCACCGCGGCGTGGTCGAGACCCATCTCGCAAGCATGAAGCTGTCGCGCAACGCGGCGGTGGTACTGCCCTACTTCGGCATGGCGATGCACCTGCTGCCGGGCACCGACCTGGTCTTTACCACCAGCCGCCATTTCGCCGAGCACTTCGCCGCCTACCTGCCGCTGGCTGTGCTGCCCGCACCCTTCGACTTTCCGCGCATGCGCTTCTACCTGCTATGGCACGAGCGCACCCACCATGTGGAAAGCCATCGCTGGATGCGCGAACTCTTGGGTGCGGTCGGCCGGCAGCAGCTGGCCGGGTGA
- a CDS encoding site-specific integrase, producing MATFRKRGAVYQVQVCRLGVRKSASFSRLSEARAWAATVEAEIFAGVRGVVLDKPVSALLERYRDEVSVRKRGERWERMRIGLFLRDKLADVRLPNLSPADVAAWRDRRLAQVSAASVLREWVLLSHAFTVAVKEWRWLRENPFQGVARPKAPPSRDRRISQNEIDRLLLGFGYRLGEVPDTVTARCGAAFCFAIETAMRASEICGLTWANVSGPVARLPLTKNGSARSVPLSPVALSILDTLPRGDGPVFGLVPSQIDALFRKVKRRALIDDLHFHDTRHEAITRLARKLDVLDLARMVGVRDLRILMVYYNAKPDEIAARLAV from the coding sequence ATGGCGACGTTTCGCAAGCGTGGTGCTGTCTATCAGGTGCAGGTCTGCCGGTTGGGTGTGCGCAAGTCGGCGAGCTTTAGCCGGTTGTCTGAGGCTAGAGCCTGGGCGGCGACTGTCGAGGCGGAGATTTTTGCAGGCGTTCGTGGTGTGGTGCTCGATAAGCCGGTTTCGGCGCTTTTGGAGCGTTACCGCGATGAGGTTTCGGTTCGTAAGCGTGGCGAGCGTTGGGAGCGGATGCGGATCGGTCTGTTTCTGCGGGACAAGCTTGCGGATGTTCGCCTTCCGAATCTGTCGCCTGCGGATGTTGCCGCGTGGCGGGATAGGCGGTTAGCGCAGGTTTCGGCGGCATCGGTGTTGCGTGAGTGGGTTTTGTTGAGTCACGCGTTCACGGTGGCGGTTAAAGAGTGGCGTTGGTTGCGCGAGAATCCGTTTCAGGGGGTCGCGCGTCCTAAAGCGCCTCCGTCTCGTGATCGGCGTATTTCGCAAAACGAGATTGATCGTCTGTTGCTGGGGTTTGGGTATCGCTTGGGTGAGGTTCCGGATACCGTGACTGCGCGGTGTGGTGCGGCGTTCTGCTTCGCCATTGAAACAGCGATGCGGGCAAGCGAGATATGCGGGCTTACCTGGGCGAATGTGTCCGGGCCGGTGGCGAGGTTGCCGCTAACTAAGAATGGTTCGGCTCGTTCGGTTCCGTTGTCGCCTGTTGCGTTGTCGATCTTGGATACACTGCCTCGGGGTGATGGGCCGGTGTTCGGACTGGTGCCGAGTCAGATCGATGCGCTGTTCCGGAAGGTGAAGCGGCGAGCCTTGATTGATGATCTACACTTCCACGATACGCGGCATGAAGCAATTACGCGGCTGGCTCGTAAGCTCGATGTGCTCGATCTGGCGCGGATGGTCGGGGTGCGGGACTTGCGGATTCTGATGGTCTATTACAATGCAAAGCCGGATGAGATTGCGGCCCGGCTTGCAGTGTAA
- a CDS encoding DNA-binding protein: MAITKQDVFRVASEIDAEGGKASALEVRRRLGSGSYSTITAALKEWKESAEAAKEGAELSPVPAEVLEKLTLAAGDLWAVASRVALGVANEARLVWEAEKAELLEQVAAANQWADQVQADVESWRQAAHDAELLRDSLRADAQTSRGLQLAAQEAAERERKRADAVVAELTQARVQVQVQQAALDAAQRELEEFRRKFGSGSGGTRKRSGGSKSASPAASEQSAADVH; this comes from the coding sequence ATGGCAATCACGAAACAGGATGTTTTCCGGGTTGCGTCGGAGATTGACGCGGAAGGCGGTAAGGCGTCTGCGCTGGAAGTTCGGCGGCGTCTTGGCTCTGGCAGTTACAGCACGATCACGGCGGCGTTGAAGGAATGGAAGGAATCAGCGGAAGCCGCGAAGGAAGGGGCGGAGCTGTCTCCGGTTCCGGCTGAAGTGTTGGAAAAGCTCACCTTGGCGGCGGGCGATTTGTGGGCGGTGGCCTCTCGAGTGGCGCTTGGTGTTGCGAATGAAGCGCGTCTGGTGTGGGAAGCGGAAAAAGCGGAGCTTTTGGAGCAAGTTGCGGCGGCGAATCAGTGGGCGGATCAGGTGCAGGCGGACGTAGAAAGCTGGCGGCAGGCAGCGCATGACGCGGAGTTGTTGCGGGACTCGTTGCGGGCGGATGCGCAAACGTCGCGGGGTTTGCAGTTGGCGGCGCAAGAGGCGGCGGAGCGGGAGCGTAAGCGGGCGGATGCGGTGGTTGCAGAGCTCACCCAGGCACGGGTTCAGGTGCAGGTGCAGCAGGCGGCGCTGGATGCGGCACAGCGAGAGCTGGAGGAGTTCCGCAGGAAGTTCGGAAGCGGCAGCGGCGGGACTCGGAAGCGTTCGGGCGGGAGCAAGAGCGCGAGTCCGGCGGCCTCGGAACAATCGGCAGCGGATGTGCATTGA
- a CDS encoding major capsid protein, with translation MIKNLMKRAGIPAMGLVSLVPVSAMAAAPDVTGVVTEIAGAAAPIAAIGSAVLLVIVGIKVFKWVRSAM, from the coding sequence ATGATCAAGAATCTGATGAAGCGTGCCGGCATTCCGGCGATGGGTCTGGTTTCGCTGGTGCCGGTGTCCGCGATGGCTGCGGCTCCGGATGTCACCGGTGTGGTCACCGAGATTGCCGGTGCTGCGGCTCCGATCGCTGCGATCGGTTCGGCGGTGCTGCTGGTGATCGTGGGCATCAAGGTCTTCAAGTGGGTCCGTTCGGCGATGTAA
- a CDS encoding virulence factor TspB C-terminal domain-related protein, which produces MTGDISSRALVGGEYHYYMNGEYQKTGGTCSTGETASSSTTDVPDDTCPAGWVSLYSNGQNICYDPNTGAENDPHPDPVPTAPKTSTKDTTTTDNGDGTITTTTTETGSDGSTTTTTRTCDAAGNCSETTTTTAGTGGGSGSGSGEDQSDDPLEDFCKDNAASAICKKEPERKWSGDCSAYQCEGDPIDCAVAKTLHEQRCAMKWAEEANPLSEIYNETLAAVPGQGVIDAAMNKSGDLDIDLGQKFEEARQDYVTFTSECMPPPYFEFKGTTYTFNTEFLCQIADYIRLMVHLIAYMIVLRGFMKLD; this is translated from the coding sequence TTGACCGGTGACATCAGTAGTCGCGCGCTCGTCGGCGGCGAATATCACTACTACATGAATGGGGAATATCAAAAGACTGGCGGTACGTGTTCAACGGGGGAAACGGCGTCGAGTAGTACGACTGATGTTCCTGACGACACGTGTCCGGCCGGCTGGGTCTCGTTGTATTCGAACGGGCAGAACATTTGTTATGACCCTAATACGGGTGCGGAGAATGATCCGCACCCGGACCCGGTTCCGACTGCGCCTAAAACATCCACAAAGGATACGACGACGACGGATAACGGGGACGGCACGATTACGACGACGACGACGGAAACCGGGTCGGATGGATCAACGACGACAACGACACGAACGTGTGATGCGGCGGGGAATTGCTCGGAAACTACGACAACGACTGCCGGGACTGGTGGCGGTAGTGGCAGCGGGAGCGGCGAGGATCAAAGCGACGATCCGCTAGAAGACTTTTGTAAGGATAACGCGGCGTCGGCGATCTGCAAGAAAGAGCCGGAGCGCAAATGGTCCGGGGACTGCAGCGCGTATCAATGCGAAGGCGATCCGATTGATTGTGCCGTTGCCAAAACCTTGCATGAACAGCGTTGCGCGATGAAGTGGGCGGAAGAGGCGAATCCCTTATCCGAGATTTATAACGAAACGCTGGCAGCGGTGCCGGGTCAGGGTGTGATTGACGCGGCGATGAACAAGTCCGGTGATCTGGATATTGACTTGGGCCAGAAGTTTGAAGAGGCGCGGCAGGACTACGTGACTTTCACAAGCGAATGTATGCCTCCGCCCTATTTCGAGTTCAAGGGCACCACATATACGTTCAATACGGAGTTCCTGTGCCAGATCGCTGATTACATTCGGCTGATGGTGCATCTGATCGCGTACATGATCGTTCTTCGCGGTTTCATGAAATTGGATTAA
- a CDS encoding DUF2523 family protein, producing the protein MAVPLLAATFIGGLISGLVQFFASKAGAILVGAGLTLVTAKGLELIVGFMIADFNTVVGAFSGSSTHWGAIMLKFAAYCGLFDGINIVLAGYMAMAYVKAGRVFLARLAQ; encoded by the coding sequence ATGGCTGTTCCGCTGCTTGCTGCTACGTTTATTGGTGGTCTGATTTCGGGCTTGGTGCAATTCTTCGCATCGAAGGCGGGTGCAATTCTCGTGGGTGCTGGGCTTACGCTGGTAACGGCTAAGGGGCTTGAACTGATCGTTGGCTTCATGATTGCGGATTTCAATACGGTGGTTGGCGCGTTCTCCGGTTCGTCCACGCACTGGGGCGCAATCATGCTGAAGTTCGCGGCATATTGTGGGTTGTTCGATGGAATCAACATTGTGCTTGCCGGCTACATGGCGATGGCGTATGTCAAGGCAGGTCGTGTGTTCTTGGCGAGGTTGGCGCAATGA
- a CDS encoding zonular occludens toxin domain-containing protein: MIILVTGAPGDGKTLLTLAAVMKRAASENRAVYYSGIEILKPELFPGWVKLDDPEKWYELPDGAIVLHDECQELYRPRQNGSRVPKYVSELETHRHKGFDIYFITQHPGLVDVNLRRLVGEHMHVVRAFGSKVATVHRFKGVRDEVVKSRAGSLKEQVVYPRALFDAYVSATVHTHKMRLPARLVALPVFFVVAGVLVWFVVSWVRGSAGKGQESVAVAGKSGVVSASPSPGQPVTAGLDWAEDRKPRVVGLPHTAPVYDKVTVPVRAPHPAGCIASASACVCYTSQATRLGMADALCREIAAHGYFVAWDDGARPQVGRAVRSEGQGASGAPAAAVGVGGGAWGGVAAADTWGGVR, from the coding sequence ATGATTATTTTGGTTACCGGTGCGCCGGGTGATGGAAAAACGTTGTTGACGCTGGCTGCGGTGATGAAGCGAGCGGCGAGTGAAAATCGAGCGGTCTATTATTCAGGGATTGAGATACTCAAGCCGGAGTTGTTTCCGGGCTGGGTCAAGTTGGATGATCCGGAGAAGTGGTATGAGTTACCGGACGGCGCGATTGTTTTGCACGATGAATGTCAAGAGCTTTACCGTCCTCGTCAGAATGGTTCGCGGGTTCCGAAATATGTTTCAGAACTGGAGACGCATCGGCATAAAGGTTTTGATATTTATTTCATTACGCAACATCCGGGTTTAGTCGATGTGAATTTGCGTCGGCTTGTCGGGGAGCATATGCACGTTGTGCGTGCGTTTGGTTCGAAGGTGGCTACGGTCCATCGTTTTAAGGGTGTTCGGGATGAGGTTGTAAAGTCGAGGGCTGGGAGTCTGAAAGAGCAAGTGGTGTATCCGAGAGCGCTTTTTGATGCGTATGTCTCCGCTACGGTACATACACATAAGATGCGGTTGCCGGCCCGTTTGGTGGCGTTGCCGGTGTTTTTTGTCGTGGCTGGTGTGTTGGTTTGGTTCGTGGTGTCGTGGGTGCGTGGGTCGGCGGGGAAGGGTCAAGAGTCGGTGGCGGTGGCGGGTAAGTCGGGGGTGGTGTCTGCGTCGCCGTCTCCTGGTCAACCGGTGACGGCCGGGCTGGATTGGGCTGAGGATCGTAAGCCGCGCGTGGTCGGGTTGCCGCATACGGCGCCTGTTTACGACAAGGTGACGGTGCCGGTGCGTGCGCCGCATCCGGCTGGCTGCATTGCGAGCGCTTCGGCGTGCGTCTGTTACACGTCGCAGGCAACTCGGCTCGGCATGGCGGATGCGTTGTGCCGCGAGATTGCGGCGCATGGTTACTTTGTGGCGTGGGATGACGGTGCGCGGCCTCAGGTCGGGCGCGCGGTGCGGTCCGAGGGTCAGGGGGCGTCCGGTGCTCCTGCGGCTGCTGTGGGCGTTGGTGGCGGTGCTTGGGGTGGTGTTGCTGCTGCGGATACGTGGGGCGGCGTTCGATAG